The following DNA comes from Ardenticatenales bacterium.
TCCAGAAAGATGAATATCGGCACTAGTAGCGGCGCAATTGCTGCATACGCCCCTGTAGCTTCCATTGGTTCGTACTGCTGCCATTATGTGCCACCACCTGGCTCGCTTGCTGACCCTGCTGGTGCGCCATCAGCGTCGCCACGATGGCCGCTTCCAGATGTTTGTCCGCCTCCCGATCGTCCATGCTGAAGCGCTCTTCCACAAAGCGGGTGTCAAATGTGCCAAAGAGGAAGCGGTGGCTGTCCATCATGTGCTGATGGAAGGGGATGTTGGTCTTGACGCCCATGATGCGATACTCCTCCAGCGCCCGCCGCATCCGCAAAATGGCGTCGCCGCGTGATTCGCCATAGCAGATCAATTTGCTGATCATGGAGTCGTAGTAGGGTGTGACATGGTAGCCGGGGAACACGCCGGTGTCAATGCGCACGCCAGGCCCGGTAGGCAGGCGACTGGTGGTGATAGTGCCCGTGGAGGGGAGGAAGTTGTTGTACGGGTCCTCGGCGTTAATGCGGCACTCAATGGCCCAGCCGCGCATTTTCACATCTTCTTGCGTCAGGCGCAGGCGACGTCCACGAGCGATACGCAGCATTTCCTGCACGATATCCACACCGGTGACGAGTTCGGTGATGGGGTGTTCAACTTGCAAGCGGGTGTTCATTTCCAGGAAATAGAAGTTGCGTTCTTTATCGACGAGGAATTCGACCGTGCCGGCATTCACATACCCCACCGATTTCGCCGCCGCCACTGCCACTGCCCCCATCCGCTGCCGCAAATCCTCATTCACAAAGACCGATGGCGACTCTTCAATTAACTTCTGATGCCGCCGTTGCAGCGAACACTCCCGTTCGCCCAGATGAATCACGTTGCCGTGCATGTCCGCCAACACCTGGAACTCGATATGGCGGCCCTCCATGATCATCTTTTCCACGTAAATGCGTCCATCGCCAAAGGCCGCTTCCGCCTCCCGCCGCGCCGCCCCCAGCGCTGCCGGCAAATCCTCCATGTTGTACACCGGGCGCATCCCCTTGCCCCCGCCGCCCGCCGCCGCCTTCACCAAAACAGGCAGACCAATCTCCCGAACCGCTTCCACCAGTTCGTCATCCGTCAGCCCCGGCTTCGTTCCCGGCACCACGGGCACGCCCGCCGCCGTCACCGTCGCCCGCGCCACTTGCTTATCCCCCATCATGGCGATAGCCTTCGGCGGCGGACCCACAAACACCAGTCCCGCATCCAGGCAAGCCTGCGCAAACTCCGCTCGTTCCGCCAGGAACCCGTAGCCCGGATGGATCGCCTGCGCCCCACTGCGGCGGGCCACATCCAGCAGCTTTTCAATGACCAGGTAACTCTCACGCGCCGGCGGAGGGCCGATGTGGTAAGCCTCGTCCGCGTGGCGCACGTGTGGCGCGTTGCGGTCCGCATCCGAATACACCGCAACCGTCTCAATGCCCAACTCGTGGCAGCCGCGTACAATGCGCATGGCGATCTCGCCGCGATTGGCGATCAGCAGTTTGTTAAATCTTTTGGGGTTTAGCGTGTCTGCTAACATAACTTCTTCTTCCGGCTCAAGCCTACAAGGGGATGTTGCCATGCTTCTTTGGCGGATTGCTGTCCCGCTTATTCTGCAACATATTCAGCGCGTT
Coding sequences within:
- the accC gene encoding acetyl-CoA carboxylase biotin carboxylase subunit, with protein sequence MLADTLNPKRFNKLLIANRGEIAMRIVRGCHELGIETVAVYSDADRNAPHVRHADEAYHIGPPPARESYLVIEKLLDVARRSGAQAIHPGYGFLAERAEFAQACLDAGLVFVGPPPKAIAMMGDKQVARATVTAAGVPVVPGTKPGLTDDELVEAVREIGLPVLVKAAAGGGGKGMRPVYNMEDLPAALGAARREAEAAFGDGRIYVEKMIMEGRHIEFQVLADMHGNVIHLGERECSLQRRHQKLIEESPSVFVNEDLRQRMGAVAVAAAKSVGYVNAGTVEFLVDKERNFYFLEMNTRLQVEHPITELVTGVDIVQEMLRIARGRRLRLTQEDVKMRGWAIECRINAEDPYNNFLPSTGTITTSRLPTGPGVRIDTGVFPGYHVTPYYDSMISKLICYGESRGDAILRMRRALEEYRIMGVKTNIPFHQHMMDSHRFLFGTFDTRFVEERFSMDDREADKHLEAAIVATLMAHQQGQQASQVVAHNGSSTNQWKLQGRMQQLRRY